The Fusobacterium russii ATCC 25533 genomic interval TTATATTTATTTCTTACATTTTGTGCTCCTATACCCTCATAAACTACTGAATATTCAGGCATTATGACTATATCATGCAAAAGTGAATCTGCATCTATATTTAATTTATCCTGAGCCAGTCTTAGTTTAGGATCTGCTGTATCAACCTGTCCTACCACAGAGGCTGTTAAATTATTTCCTGCTTCTAATTCTTTTATTCCTGATATATTATAAGGGTCTATTCCTATTATTATCTTTCCATTGCCCTCTATTTTTATATCTTTTTTATAGTACTTTTCTACCCACACACCACCTATATATTCATCTTTTACTCCATTATTCAATAGAGCACTATCACTTATAGTTAATCTTCCTCCATCTTTTACCGTTATGTTTCCTATATATGCTCTTCCTAATAAATCTACATTAGTTGATATATTAGTATTTACTTCTTTATCTGCATATGAATAAAAACTATTTATTCTTAATATTTTATCTGCAGTGGCTATATTTGTATTTGGAACTAGATTTATTGCTTCTATATTTCCTTCTATATCAATATACCCAACTGCTGTTGTATTATCTATAGTTAAACTCTTTAATTTATCTGCTGGACTAAGTTCTCTAATAGATAAAATCCCAATACTGCTGTTATTTTTAAATTCCAATTCTGTTCCATTTTTAAATTTTACTTTCTCCATATTAGTTGTTGAATTATTAAAACTTAATTTTTTATCTGCTTCTATTGTTCCTTCTCTCATATTAAAAATTGAATTATTATTTAGTGTTAAATTTTTATTTACTGTTCCTTTATAGGCATTTAATATTCCTTTATTTATTTCTGTATCTGCTATAACTTGATTTTTATAATTACTTATTGCTCTTCCTTTATCATCTGTATTTCCGCTTGCTGTAAAATTACTTAAATCATTTATTACTATTCCTTTATTATCCAGCTTTCCTGCTCCATTTAATGTATTATAATCTGCTATATCTCCAAATTTTATTATTCCATAGTTATCTATTTTTTGTGTATCAGTTATTTTACCTGCTTCTACTTTTTGTATAAAACCATAGTTTTTTACTTTTTTATTTTCATTTAATGTATAAATTCTTCCTTCATTTTCTATAGTTATTCCTTTATTAAAAGCATCAATACTATAAAGAGCATCTATATAAACCTTATTAAATATATTTCCATTTAATTCTATAATATTAATACAACTTAAGTTCACTATTTTACTTTCTGTTTTTGAATTAATTATATTTATACTACCTCTATTTTCTATTTTACCTGTTCCTTTATTTGTTAAATTATGAACATCTCCCTTATTTATAAAGGTCTTATTTACTTCTGATAAAAGTTCAAAAGATGAAAAATCTTTTAATCTGTTTTCTATTGTACTTCCTTCTATTTTAAATAAATCCGCTTTTTTTAATCTCTCTGTTGCATCTTCCCAAGTCCCTGAATTATCTCTTTCAATTTTACTATTTCCCACTTGATAGCTTTGCCTTGCTATTGCTAAATTTGATGATAATAAAAAGGCTATTAATGTGGCTGTCGTTATTGTAAGTTTCCTTTTTAAATGCGATTTTAACATTTTTTCTATTCTTTCCTTCATTTTACATCCACCTCTTTTTATATTTTTATTTAGGATAACTTTATCTTATCTTAACTTTATTGTATCAAAAAAAAAAAAAACGCAACAAATTTATACATTTTATTTTAAAAAATTTTACTATTGATTTTTTGAATTTGAAATATAGAAATTTGCGTGCTTTGAAAATTTTTAAAAAGATTTTTTTATTTTATTTTCCAAAATCATATTTTTTTGTAACAAAAAAAACAGCTCCGGATTTTCTCCGAAACTGCTTTAAAATTGATTCTATTTTTTATCATTGTTTTACATAGAGCCTAAATTTTATTTTATATAAAAAGCTTTATTAAATATATAACCGGTATAGAAATTAAAATTGATAGCACCACTCTTTCAAACCAGATTATCAAATAATCTTTAAAGCTTATAGGTATTTCTGTTGCCATCATACAAGGTATAGATGCAGAGAAGAATAAAACTTCTGATACGCAAGTTATTGCAACCAACATTCTAACTTCAAAACTAAGCTTTGTAACTAAAACTGCCGGCAAGAACATTTCAGCTATTCCTAAAGATAGAGCTTTTGCAACCATAAACGGCTCTTCATAGCCACTTATATATGTAAATGGATAGATTATATAAGCCAGTATATTAAAAACCGGTGTATGATTGGCAATAACTATTCCCAAAGTGCCTATTGCCATAAGCGAAGGTGCTATATTAAAGGCTAGATTAATTCCATCTTTTAAGTTAACGAGTGTTCCTTTTAATATTCCATCAGCTTTTGAGCAAGTTTTCATAGCTTCATCAAAAGCTACTTTAAATTTATTTTCACTTACTTCTTTTTCAATATCTCCTTTTACTCCATTGTAGTATTCATTTGCTTTCCTGCTTATAGGATATATTCTTGCAGTTATTGCTGTAACTAAAAAAGTTACAAAAACCGTTGACCAGAAATAAATATTCCAAATAGGTATTAAATCTAATGTTTTTGCTACAATTATCATAAATGTTGCAGATACTGTTGAAAAACCTGTGGCTATTATAACAGCTTCTTTTGATGTATATTTTCCTTCTTTATAAACTCTATTAGTTATCAAAAGAGCAACAGAATAACTACCTACGAAAGAGGCGACTGCGTCTATGGCAGATCTCCCCGGTGTTCTCCAAATAGGTTTCATAACTGCTCTCATAAAAACTCCAACAAATTCCATAAGCCCGTAGTTTATTATCAATGCTAGAAATACTGCTCCTATTGGAACAATTGTTATTACAGGTACTACTATCTTAGAAAAAATAAATGGTATAACATCTTTATTCATCAAAAATTCAGGACCTTTTCCTAAGACTGCCATAATAACAAAAGGTATTGCTAAAATTTTTAATATTGAAAATATAGTAGCTGTTAAGTCTTTATTCCAAGTTTTTCTATAAAAAGGTAAGATTGCTCCCACTATAACTAAAATACTCCCATAAACTGGTCTAAAATAAGGTATTTTTAGAATATATGACACTATATGATCCAATGGAATTGTCGTTTTTCCTAAAACATTTATCGGAACAAAAAATAGAAATATTCCTAACAAACTAAAAAATACAAATCGTAATGAATTAGACATTGATTTTTTATCATCCATATATAATATACCTCCCCTAGCATTCTATTTATTATAAAAAGGCTGTTACTTTAAATTAAATAAGTTTTATTAGCTCTTAAAATATTATGTTGCAAACAAAAACTTTAAAAAATTTATATCAGTAACAGCCTCGTTATTATTTAATTTTTTTAGAAATTTTTAATATTTTCTTATAAGAACATTCCACCTATAAATCCACCTAATATCAATAAAATATTATAATGTAAGAATGTAGGAACGCATGTATCCATTATATGATCATGTTGACCATCTGCATTAAGTCCAGATGTTGGTCCTAATGTTGAATCAGAAGCAGGTGATCCCGCATCTCCTAAAGCAGCTGCCGCTGCTAAAACAATTATTGCACCAGAAACTGATACTCCTAATTTTATACATAGCGGAATGTAAATAGCTGCAACTACTGGTATAGTTCCGAAAGATGTTCCTATTCCCATAGTTATTAAAAGTCCAACTAAAAGCATTATTGTAACACCTATAGCTTTACTTCCACCTATCATTCCATGAATGCTTTCAATCAATTCATTAACTGCACCAGTTTCTCTGATAACTGAACCGTATCCTGCTGCAACCAACATTATGAAAGCTATAAGACCCATTAGTCCTACTCCACCACCAATATACTCATCTATATCTTTCCATCTTACTACTCTGAATATCAACATTGCTGCTAAAGCTGCAACTGCCCCTAGAGGTAGAGAACCTGTTTTTAATTGAATAACAAAAGCTGCTGCTGCCGCAACCAATGTTAACCAATGTCTAGTTTCCATTTTATCAGCTGCAACTTCTTCCATTCCTTTTAGAGGTAAATCTTGATAAAATCTATCTTTTCTATAACTTACAAATACTGCTATTAGTAAACCTATTATCATAAATAGACCTAAAACCCAAGTAGATTTCCATACATCCATTTTTTCTACTATCATTCCGTTATTAGACATTTCTTTAGCTATTATACCTTGGAATATTAATCCAAATCCTACCGGTAAAGCTATATAAGGTGCTTTTAATCCAAAAGTTAAAGAACAAGCCATAGCTCTTCTATCCAATTTTAATTCATTCATTAGTTTTAATAATGGAGGAATTAATATAGGTATAAATGCTATATGCACAGGTATTAAGTTTTGAGAGAAACATGCTAAACCTGCAATCATAAGTAATAATACTTGCTTTTTACCATTAATTACTTTTGAAATTTTGTTAGAAATTATTGTTGCAACACCTGTACTGTTTATAGCAACCGCTAAAGTTCCTAATAGTACATAACTAAGTGCTGTTTCAGCATTTCCACCCATACCTGAAATTAATGTTCCCATAATTCCACCTAAAGGCATTCCTGCTGCTAAACCAGCCACTAAAGCTGAAATTATAAGTGCTAAAAGCACATTTAATTTCAATAGACATAAAACAATCATAACAATTACAGAAAGTACAACCGGATTCAATAAAATCATTTTTTTTTAACCTCCTTAATATTTTATATTTAAAAAAATAATTATGAACAAATTATAACTTTAAAAAACTTTTTAACTGAGTGTAAAATTCTTCGTTGTGCTTAAATAATTCTTCTGTTTCCCCTATTATTGTCACTGCTTCTATTACATCATTTTGTTTTATGGCATCAACCACTTTTTGATCCTCTTCAGAGATAACTTCTCCAAATATTGTATGCTTATAGTTTAGCCATTCTGTTGGAACATGAGTTATAAAAAATTGTGAGCCATTTGTATTTGGACCTGCATTTGCCATTGCCAATATACCTTTTTTGTTAAATGTTACTCCCTCTTTAAACTCATCACCAAATTGATATCCTGGGCCTCCGGCTCCTGTTTCTGTAGGATCTCCGCCTTGAATCATAAAATTCTCTATTACACGATGAAATTTTATTCCATTATAATAGCCTTTATTAGCTAAGAGTATAAAATTTATAACTGTAACTGGAGCTACTTCCGGGAACAAATTGAGCTTTATTTCTCCCTTATTTGTTTTGATAATAGCTTGTAAACCCATCTACTCCCCTCCTTTTCTCTTTTATTGTTCTATATGAATGTTGTCATATACTTCTAAAAATACATCTAGTAACTCTTTTTCTTCTCTAGTTCCATATATCTCATATGGCCATTTTTTCTCCAAAATTTTTTCTGCTTTGTCTATTTCTTTTTGATATAGATTTACTTGTCCCTCTATTTTTCTATATTCTTCTCTAACTGGCTGTAATTTATCTAAAATATCCAGTTGGTCTTTTTCTTGAATAGAGTTTGACAGAGCCAAGTTTAAGCTCTCTTCTCGATCTAAGATTTTGTTTACTTTTTCAAGTAAAACAGCTCTTTTTTTTCTATATTCTTTTAACTGGTAACTATAGAATTTCTTCACAACCTCTGCTCCTGATTTATCTTTTAAATCTTTTCTTTTTTGAAGCTGCTCCAAAATAAATTCTTTTTTTAAACCACTGTCTTTAAGAATTCTATTTAAAGTTCCCTCAATTTTTTCAAGAGCTTTTTCATCTTCAATAAGCATTTCCTTTAGTTGCTCAGGGGCTAAAGAAAAATATATTTTTTCATAAACAGGTATTAATTCTATCTCAATTTTTTCAACTCCTGATAAGTCATCTTTTTGAATTAAATCTTCCCTAAGCCTGTTTATTAGAAGTAAATTTTGTAAACATATTTCTCTACCATATTCTGAAAGTTCATTAATTTTTAAATCCATTTTTTCCTGCTCCAAAATATTGATAAAAATAACATTTTATCCCACCATTATAAAGTTTTCTATTTTTTGTTGCCTTTATTCCAAATGAAGATTCAAAATTTTCATAGGAGCTTATTATATAGTACGACCACTTTGAAAGCTTTCTTTTACACAGTCTTCCAAATTCACCGTATAACTCTTCAATATTTTCGTCATTCATAAGTCTCTCTCCATAAGGTGGATTAACTATTAATGCTCCATATTTATCTTTTATATCTATATCTCTAAAATCCTTGACTTCAAATTTTATATCTTCATCAAGCCCTATATTTTTAGCATTTTCCTTGGCAATTTCTATACTCTCCTCATCTACATCAGAAGCATATATCTTAAGCTCTCTATCCTGAATTTCATTTGAATATGCCTCATCTCTAACATTTATCCATATATCCTCAGGAATAATCTTCCATTTTTCAGAAACAAATTTTCTATTTACTCCAGGAGCTATATTTTTAGCTATCATTGCCGCTTCTATTGCAATAGTTCCAGTACCACACATAGGATCAAGCAAAACTTCATCTGCTTTCCATTTTGAAAGCTTAACTAGGGCCGCTGCCATTGTTTCTTTTATTGGAGCCGTTTTTTGCCTTAGTCTGTAACCTCTTTTATTTAAAGCCTCACCACTTGTATCCAACATAACTATAAATATATCATTGTGGCATTGAATTTTTATTGCAAATACTGCTCCATTTTCTAAAAAAATCTCCCTGTTATATGTTTCTTTTAATTTTTCAACTATTGCTTTTTTAGCTATTCTTTGTATATCAGATTTTGAATAGAGCTTTGATTTTACTGAACTTACCCAAGAAATAGGAAACTCTCCATTCTCTTCTATAAAATTCTGCCATTCGATTGCTTTTACATTTTGAAAAAGTTCTTCATAGCTTAAAGCTTTAAATTCCGCCATTTTTATAAAAACTCTATCTGCACATCTCAAATAAATATTAGCTTTTACTAAATCCTCAAAATCTCCTTCAAATTCAACTCTTCCATTAAATGTTTGAATATTTTTAAAACCTAGATTTTGGCACTCTTCTTTCACTAAGCTTTCTATTCCCATACTTGCAGAAGCTATTATTATCATTAATTTTCCTCTCCCTTTATTCTTTTAAGTAAATCCGTATAAAATAGCTTTATTATACACATTATTGGGACCCCTAAAAACATTCCTGTCAAGCCGAATAAGCCTCCAAAAATAATTACTGACAGCATTACCCAAAATGTGTTTAAACCTACTTTATCTCCTATTATTTTAGGTCCTATCACAAAACCATCTAAAAGTTGAGATACTATTATTGCAATGAATAAAAATACAACTTTAAATGGGGCTACTATAAAGATTAAAAAGGTTGCAACCAAGCCTCCTATAATAGACCCAACATAAGGTATCATATTTCCTACTCCCAAAAGTATTGCACTTAATGAGGCATAAGGTGTCCCCGAAATAAGCAATATAAAGAATACTGAAAGCCCTACCACAAAGGAAACTATGATTTTTCCCATTATATAACTTATAAAAATTTCATTTGCTGCTCTTATTTTATCTATTATGTATTCAGCTCTTTTTACTCCAAATATTATTGTTATTATATTATCTCTTGTTCTTATTTGTGTTTTTTTATCCAAAAGTATAAGAATTGCCAAAAATAAACCGACAAAAAAATTTACCATTCCTATTGTCCACCAAACAACATTTTCTAAAACTGAAATAATAAATTTTTGAATGTCATTAAAATTAGTTTTTATTAAATCGCTTGTACTGTTAATTATTTCTTCTTGATTAAACACTAATACTCTTTTTTTTGCTAAAAATCCCATAATTTTTCTTATTATATCCGTTGTTCTTTCCACTATATATGGATACAGTTGATTCAATTCCTTTATTGATTCTATTATTTCCGGAACTACCATAAAAATCATTCCTATAAAGACAATTACTATGATAAAAATTGTCAGACTCAATGAAATTAATCGACTTAATTTTAGTCTTGTTTCAAAAAATTCTATAATTGGATTTAATAGTATGGATATGAATATTGCCCATATAAGAGGAATAAAATAGCCTCTCCATCTCTCAACTATAGTCTTAAACTCAGCATTATTTTGAAAATAAGACTGTATCAATACAAATATAACAATCAAAATAAATATTTTTAAAAATTTTTTCTTTTCCATCTTCTCCCTTTACCTTGCTATAAAATCTAACTCATCTTCTCCATCTCCAACTATTTTTATAACAAGCCTGTCAGGTATACCTATAATCACTTCTCCCGGTGATTTTATAAAACCTTGTTTTACTGCTATTTTAAGTGGTGAATTAGATGTTGTAACTCTCACCATATAATCTTTAAATTGGATATTACAGCCTCCTATTACTGTGTCTACAAATACATTCTTTTCTTCCGCCTGTAATGGATAAATATACTCTAAATTTCCATTAATCCATATCTCAGCCTTAGCTCCCTTAATGTCTTTGAAACTACTTATTTTTGCCAAAAGCACTAAAAAAAATACAACTAAGAATAAGTAGATTAGTAAATCTCCTATTTTAAAATATCTATTTTTTTTCATGTGCAAACTTTTCTCCCATATATATTCTTGTTTCTATTCTATTCTGAGTATTTCTTATAATATCCTCATCAATTTCTACCTTATCTTTTTCAAAAACCATTATGCAGGTTGAACCTCCAAATAAGAAATAGCCTTTTTCATCCCCTTTTTTAACATGACTATTAGGTACATATGTTTGAACTATACTTCCAACCATAGTAGCACCTACATCTACCATAGCTATATCACCAAATCTTTCTGTTGATAAAATAGAAAATTCTCTTTTATTTTCACAGAATATTCTAAAATTTTTCTTTATTGCATGAGTTGAAACTGAATAATAGTAACCTTCTATTTTCTTTGTTTCACCTATTTTTCCATCTGCCGGAAAATGAAATCTGTGATAATCTGCCGGTGCCAATCTGACTATTACAAAAGTTCCTCCTTCATACTTTTTAGCAAGCTCCCTATCCATAAAGAATTCTTCTAAAGTAAAGTCGGATCCCTTTATAAAGAATTTATCCTTTTCTTTTAAATCTCTATATGCCAATATCTTTCCATCTGCCGGTGAAGCCAGTACAGTTTCTTCATCTGCTATTTTTCTAGCCCCTTGTTTCAACTCACGGTAAAAGAAATCATTAAAGCTTATATATTCATCAATATCTCTTGCATAGTCAGACATATCAATTCCCATTTCTTTTACAAAATTTGCTATCTTTTTTTTAGAAGCCACTGAGTTCATTTTCTTACCATAATAAGATGAAAGAAATTTTCTTTTTATTATAGCATTTAAAAATAGAGAGCCTAGAGGATTATAGTACAAAAATTTTAAAGCTCCTTCTCCCATGACCTTCTCTATTTTTACTTCACCAGTTTTTCTTTCAATATATTTTATTTTTTCAAATTGCATAAGTTCTCCATTACATTAATATTAGCTTTAATCTTTGCTCTAAGCTAAAATTTAAATATTTTTTGCTTCATTTATTAAACCGTATTTTAATTTAATTAAATCACTTGATAAATCAACCTTATAGTTATGAGGATTTTCCAATCTTTTTCTCTCTGTAGATAGAGTATCTAAGGCTTCAAAATAGTATTTTTGCGAATTCATTATATCAAATAATTCTTGATAAAGAGCCTTGTTTATTTCTCCATTCTCTATATATAGCTTTGTCAATTTCTTAAAACTGTATGATTTTTCTTTCAATAGACTGCTTTTAAATTCATATTTTTCATCTCTAATAGTCAATTCTTTGTAGTTAAGAAGTTTTTCTTTATCGCTGTCTTTTTTTACTAAAGTTATTAAATCGGCATAAGCTATTCCGTCTGTATCATATATTCTATACACTTCTTTAAAACCGGGATTTGATATTTTTATAACATCTCCTGATATTTTTATAAGAGGTTGGTCATCTAATTCCACTATCTTATAGACTCCTCCGAAACAAGGGTAAGATTTACTTACTGCTATAGCATCTCCAACTCCATACATATCCACACAGGCATTTTGCTCCCTAAGCGATCTTATAAGTTTTTCATCCAAAGAGTTGGTTAAAGTTATTATTGCCTTTGTAAATCCCTCTTCATCAAGCCTTTTTCTACATTTTTTAGATTGATAAGCCAAGTCACCAGAATCTAATCTGATTCCATAAAGTCCCTTATAATTATCATCTATACCACATTCTTTAAAAGCTTTTATAGCATTTTCTATACCTATATTAATTGTGTCATAGGTATCTATAAGCAGAATTAAAGAATTTTTTTCTCTCTTTCTTCTATTATTTATAAAAGTAACAAAGGCTCTTTTTTCTGCATCTTTTCCCACACCAAAAGCCTGTATATATGAATGTGACATTGTTCCATTAGATGGAATGCCATACTTATACTCTGTCATTAAATTTGAATGCCCATAACAACCACCTATAACAGCTGCCTTATTTCCCTCTACTGCACTGTCAAAACCATGAGCTCTTCTGCTTCCGAAAGACAAAACTTTTACCGGATGAGCTGCCCTTGTAACCATTGATGCTTTTGTTGCTATTGCCATATTCATATTTATTATATTAAGTATTGGAGTTTCCAAAATTTTAGCTTCTATTAATGGAGCTTTTATAGTTATTATAGGTTCATTGGGATAAACTATTTCTCCATCTCTCATAGCATATAAATTTCCTGTAAATTTTATTTTTGATAGAAAATCTATTAAATGTTCCTCTTCTAAAATTTTTGAAAAATATTTCCTTTTTTCTTCCTCATCTGTATTATTTAAAATTTCTATTAAGTGTATAACTTCCTGTATTCCAGATACTACAGCAAAACCACCATCTTCTGTCTTTCTAAAAAATACATCAAAAACTGCCTCTTTATTTTGCATATCTTCCATAAGAAAAATGTCGCTCTCTGTATATTGATATCTATCCGAGTTGATTACTCTTGCAAATTCTGTTAGAATAAAATTATCATTCATTATCTTACCACCTTTAAATTATTATATTAAAATTATATCACATTTTTTCATAAAATCAAAATAAATATAGGTTTTTTAGAACAAATTAATAAGAAAAAAATCGGGGTGACTACATTGAGAACAGTTATACAAAGAGTTAAACACGCTAAAGTGAATGTTAATGAAACAACTGTAGGAAAAATAGATACAGGCTTTCTTATTTTATTAGGAATTACTCACAATGATACAGAGAAAGAAGTTAAATGGTTAGCTAATAAAATTAGAGATTTAAGAATATTTGAAGATGAAAATCAAAAAATGAATTTGGCTTTAGGTGATATAAATGGAGAAGTTTTAATTATTTCACAATTCACACTTTATGGGAATTGCATTAAAGGAAGAAGACCAGGATTTATTGATGCTGCAAGACCTGAACTTGCAGAAAATTTATATTTAAAATTCATAGAAGAATTTAAAAGTTTCGGAATAAAAACTGAAAGCGGTGAATTTGGTGCTGATATGAAAGTTGAACTTTTAAATGATGGACCGGTAACTTTAATTATAGATACCGATGAAGCAAATATAAAATAATATTTTTTAATAAAGCAAGGTAATTTTTTCATAAATAACAGTTGTTATTAAAAGTTTTTCTTTATTTTACAAATAGTTTTGAGCCCAGTTTTCTTGACAATTCATTCCTTTTATAATATACTTTTTTTATCAGCAATATTATTTTAATGGAGGTAATTTATAATGAATAGAATAGAAGGAAAAGTTGTAGTTGTAACTGGTTCTGCAAGAGGAATAGGAAGAGCTATAGTTGAAAGACTTGCTAAAGAAAATCCAAAAATGATAATTTCTTGCGATATGGGTGAAACAACTTATGAAGAAAAAAATGTTGTTCATAAGATTTTAAATGTGACTGATAGAGAAGCTATTAAAACATTTGTTGAGGAAGTAGAAAATGAATATGGAAAAATAGATGTTTTAGTTAATAACGCAGGTATAACTAAGGACGCATTACTTGTTAGAATGGCTGAAGATCAATGGGATGCTGTTATAGATGTAAACTTAAAAGGAGTTTTCAATATGACACAAGCTGTTGGTAAATCAATGTTTAAAGCTAGAAAGGGATCTATAATAACTCTTTCATCTGTTGTTGGACTACATGGGAATCCAGGACAAACAAACTATGCTGCAACTAAAGGTGGAGTAATTGCTATGACTAAAACTTGGGCAAAGGAATTAGGTGCTAGAAACGTTAGAGCTAACTGTATTGCTCCAGGCTTTATAAGAACTCCTATGACAGATGTTTTACCTGAAAAAACTATTCAGGAAATGCTAAATGCAACTCCTCTTGCCAGATTAGGAGAACCTGAGGATATAGCTAATGCTGTTTTATTTTTAGCAAGTGATGAATCTTCTTTTATTAGTGGAGAAACAATTTCTGTTGGCGGAGGATTAATGCTATAATAAACCACATAGATTATTTTTTAGTTTTCAGTAATTTATAAAAATAATAGAAACATTAAAAAATCACTTAAAATGTGTTATACTATATATTATGGATATTATGATAAGTA includes:
- the fabG gene encoding 3-oxoacyl-[acyl-carrier-protein] reductase, with product MNRIEGKVVVVTGSARGIGRAIVERLAKENPKMIISCDMGETTYEEKNVVHKILNVTDREAIKTFVEEVENEYGKIDVLVNNAGITKDALLVRMAEDQWDAVIDVNLKGVFNMTQAVGKSMFKARKGSIITLSSVVGLHGNPGQTNYAATKGGVIAMTKTWAKELGARNVRANCIAPGFIRTPMTDVLPEKTIQEMLNATPLARLGEPEDIANAVLFLASDESSFISGETISVGGGLML